A section of the Pseudovibrio sp. M1P-2-3 genome encodes:
- a CDS encoding TRAP transporter large permease → MDPISIGVMAFIAVLVLLGLRVPIAFALASVASLATFILFAFRTGSFMPERAIKATSSLVFNSSFDLIHSYDLSMIPLFVALGHISYRAEITTRIYHAARVWLTQVPGGVAMASIIGCGGFSAITGSSIACASTMGRICTPEMLRMGYDPRLATASVAAGGTLGSLIPPSVLFIIYGIFTETSISKLFLAGIIPGLLTLMGFLLVIFFWVRKDPTLVQGTQLELSLSQKLQSAAQAWPALLIFTIIIGGIYGGIFTPTEAAAISVALAISVGLVQRKLTALSLWDSFKETCIQTSAIFFIAAGAKIFVSFVALTGIAPVLVETVSGADMSLWIFMLGIALIYLALGMFLDPIGIMVLTLPFILPLVDNYSLDLIWFGVVVIKLLEIGLITPPVGLNVFVIKNVVGNNISIGQIYAGILRFLSLDLIILAIIISFPILSLLLPGTMR, encoded by the coding sequence ATGGATCCTATTAGTATTGGCGTTATGGCGTTTATTGCTGTTCTGGTCTTACTTGGCTTGAGAGTTCCCATCGCCTTTGCCCTAGCAAGTGTCGCCAGCCTTGCCACGTTCATCCTTTTTGCTTTCCGAACCGGAAGCTTCATGCCGGAACGAGCGATCAAGGCCACATCGTCCCTCGTGTTTAATAGTTCTTTCGACCTGATCCACTCCTATGACTTGAGCATGATTCCGCTTTTTGTGGCATTAGGGCATATTTCTTATAGGGCGGAAATTACAACCAGAATTTATCATGCAGCGCGGGTATGGCTCACTCAGGTACCTGGCGGAGTTGCGATGGCATCGATTATCGGGTGTGGTGGTTTTTCAGCAATTACCGGCTCTTCCATCGCCTGCGCCTCCACGATGGGCCGCATCTGCACACCAGAAATGCTACGGATGGGCTATGATCCTCGACTGGCGACAGCCAGTGTAGCTGCGGGGGGAACTCTTGGCTCTCTCATTCCCCCAAGCGTCCTGTTCATCATCTATGGAATTTTTACTGAGACATCCATTAGTAAGTTGTTTCTGGCGGGCATCATACCCGGCCTGCTCACCTTAATGGGGTTTTTGCTGGTTATCTTTTTCTGGGTTCGCAAAGATCCTACTCTTGTCCAAGGAACTCAGTTGGAATTAAGCCTTTCACAAAAGCTGCAAAGCGCGGCTCAGGCTTGGCCTGCACTGCTCATCTTCACCATTATCATTGGCGGAATATATGGCGGCATATTTACCCCAACCGAGGCTGCGGCAATTTCCGTGGCCCTCGCCATAAGCGTCGGCCTTGTTCAAAGAAAGCTCACCGCATTAAGCCTTTGGGACTCTTTTAAAGAAACATGTATTCAGACTTCGGCAATTTTCTTCATTGCAGCAGGAGCCAAGATCTTCGTCAGTTTTGTCGCCTTAACAGGCATTGCTCCGGTTCTTGTCGAGACTGTAAGCGGCGCGGATATGTCGCTTTGGATCTTCATGCTTGGCATCGCGCTTATATACTTAGCCCTTGGAATGTTTCTCGATCCCATAGGAATTATGGTTCTGACACTGCCATTCATTCTGCCACTGGTGGACAATTACTCTTTAGACCTCATCTGGTTTGGAGTCGTGGTCATCAAACTTCTGGAAATTGGCCTTATCACTCCCCCCGTCGGGTTGAATGTTTTTGTCATCAAAAATGTGGTTGGAAACAATATCTCGATCGGCCAGATTTATGCAGGTATTTTGCGCTTCTTAAGTCTGGACCTCATTATTCTGGCGATTATCATCTCCTTCCCAATCCTGTCCCTTCTTCTTCCCGGCACGATGCGGTGA
- a CDS encoding TRAP transporter small permease, giving the protein MLHFIEKQLLNTAVICVICLSIIMTLSVISRAVFNWSFPDAIVLVRELMVGAIVLPLALTTARREHVSVEFITKRFSPQVQAALGIFGLFIGLIALSPFVFAGWRELLQTWNSSSYFYGDLDLPKWPGRLLFFIGVLLCWIRLATLLISDTHKLFFSKSAPKL; this is encoded by the coding sequence ATGCTCCATTTTATAGAAAAACAACTGCTGAACACTGCAGTGATCTGTGTGATTTGTCTTTCCATCATCATGACACTCAGTGTTATCAGCAGAGCTGTATTCAACTGGAGTTTCCCCGATGCAATAGTTCTTGTTAGAGAGCTGATGGTTGGGGCTATTGTGTTGCCACTGGCCTTGACGACTGCAAGGCGCGAACATGTTTCCGTTGAGTTTATTACCAAGCGGTTCAGCCCTCAAGTTCAAGCTGCACTGGGCATTTTCGGCCTATTCATCGGACTAATCGCTCTTTCTCCTTTCGTCTTTGCCGGCTGGAGGGAGCTTCTACAAACCTGGAACTCTAGCAGCTACTTTTATGGTGATCTGGACCTTCCCAAGTGGCCTGGCCGTCTCCTGTTTTTCATAGGGGTATTGTTATGCTGGATACGCCTCGCCACCTTGCTGATTTCCGACACACATAAACTTTTCTTTTCAAAATCGGCTCCCAAGCTCTAG
- a CDS encoding C4-dicarboxylate TRAP transporter substrate-binding protein has protein sequence MKLLGFIGACILFLSLNQNTHAGTYITQGEAGPNRGPRAAAIEWFAQEVERRSQGEVIIDTHWGGALLKASTAVQSISDGVSDMGTVIATYFPQGMLGFSIADLPLDNPDTWVGLRATDEFMRTTESIKADLARKNLVHIATFTTTPVHIACKGAIIRGLEDIKGKKIRGAGAYGKVFAEFGATTVNMNVYKTYQALDSGLIDCSQSYSYVIPALKLDEIIDSYTLLNWGQVGAVGLFMNKEIYDSMSATNKAILEDVAKDTTDKFARLVEQANAAALQTMKDHANGRKIEVIELPEGDRLALLEAGQKHVDKWEMQASKAGFDGPALLAQYKSLLKKYEGEKLELGYPWER, from the coding sequence ATGAAACTGCTAGGGTTTATTGGTGCATGCATTTTGTTTTTGTCACTAAATCAAAATACACATGCGGGCACATACATCACGCAAGGTGAAGCGGGACCAAACAGAGGTCCCAGAGCCGCTGCTATTGAGTGGTTTGCTCAAGAAGTGGAGCGCCGTTCACAAGGCGAAGTTATTATAGATACCCATTGGGGAGGTGCACTTTTAAAAGCAAGCACCGCCGTGCAATCTATCTCCGATGGTGTGTCTGATATGGGAACGGTCATTGCCACTTACTTCCCACAGGGGATGCTAGGGTTCTCCATTGCCGACTTGCCCTTGGACAACCCCGACACATGGGTTGGGCTGCGGGCAACAGATGAGTTTATGCGGACCACTGAGAGCATAAAAGCTGACCTTGCCAGAAAAAATCTGGTCCATATTGCAACCTTTACAACAACTCCAGTTCACATTGCCTGTAAAGGTGCGATAATCCGCGGTCTCGAGGACATAAAGGGTAAGAAAATTCGTGGAGCTGGTGCCTACGGAAAAGTGTTCGCTGAGTTTGGTGCCACCACGGTAAACATGAATGTTTACAAGACTTACCAAGCATTGGACAGCGGTCTCATAGATTGCTCTCAAAGTTATTCCTACGTGATACCTGCCCTGAAGCTCGATGAAATTATTGACAGCTATACCCTCCTTAACTGGGGACAGGTTGGAGCCGTCGGCTTGTTCATGAATAAAGAAATTTACGACAGCATGAGTGCCACAAATAAGGCAATTCTGGAGGACGTTGCCAAAGACACAACCGATAAATTTGCACGCTTGGTGGAACAGGCCAATGCTGCCGCCCTCCAAACTATGAAAGATCACGCAAATGGGCGCAAGATCGAGGTAATCGAACTGCCCGAAGGTGACCGTCTTGCGCTTCTGGAAGCAGGCCAAAAACATGTCGATAAATGGGAGATGCAGGCCTCAAAGGCGGGCTTTGATGGTCCAGCATTACTTGCCCAGTACAAGTCTCTTTTGAAAAAGTATGAGGGTGAGAAACTGGAACTCGGCTATCCTTGGGAGCGCTAG
- a CDS encoding pirin family protein, protein MKYHRPSNERGRGFHGWLDSRHTFSFANYYDAGHMGFGPLRVINEDKVLAGHGFDTHPHRNMEIISYVVEGALEHRDSMGEVAIIKRGDVQRMSAGTGVYHSEYNASKENPVHFLQIWIMPDTKNISPTYAQKRFEDLDGKLRLVASHDGRDGSISIHASVDLYASKLKEKEIAHLQIGKDRGVWVQLVHGQIFVNGQLLEAGDGLALAKTPDVSIVAEDSSEFLLFDMAL, encoded by the coding sequence ATGAAGTATCATCGTCCCTCAAACGAACGCGGTCGCGGCTTTCACGGTTGGCTCGATAGCCGTCATACGTTTTCCTTTGCCAACTACTATGATGCAGGTCACATGGGTTTTGGCCCTTTGCGGGTTATCAATGAAGATAAGGTGTTGGCGGGCCACGGGTTCGACACCCATCCACATCGGAATATGGAAATTATATCCTATGTGGTTGAGGGAGCTTTAGAGCATCGGGATTCCATGGGAGAAGTTGCTATCATCAAACGCGGTGATGTGCAGCGAATGAGCGCGGGAACAGGTGTTTACCATAGTGAATATAATGCCTCTAAAGAAAACCCCGTTCACTTTCTCCAGATCTGGATTATGCCAGACACAAAAAACATTAGTCCAACGTACGCACAAAAACGTTTTGAAGATTTGGACGGCAAACTACGCCTTGTTGCTTCTCACGATGGGCGGGACGGTTCAATTTCCATTCACGCTTCCGTCGACCTGTATGCTTCGAAACTCAAAGAAAAAGAAATCGCTCATTTACAGATCGGTAAAGATCGTGGTGTTTGGGTACAGTTGGTCCACGGCCAAATTTTTGTAAATGGCCAACTGTTAGAAGCTGGCGACGGCTTAGCCCTTGCCAAAACACCTGACGTTTCCATTGTTGCAGAAGACAGTAGCGAATTTCTTCTCTTTGACATGGCCCTATAA
- a CDS encoding LysR family transcriptional regulator encodes MSGQIERIRIFNGVAKLGSFAKAARDLKVSRSIVTRYVSELEAELGVQLLVRTTRKVSLTTAGRLYLERTAPILEDLDRARDLVKTQHDSLRGTLRLSAPISFGQRFLPDILYQFQCTYPEVELQVDMTDRFVDLQRENYDMALRISGPPAGVSNIWRKILGISHCLVASPEYLTKNGWPDHPSMLKEHNILAYSYYSGGATVSLKNEGTGEQVKVPLHHGFETNSGDLLAALASRGAGMTFLPKFIIADELVKGSLVPCLEEWKAPEIWLTAYFPPYEQLPEKVSVFTGFVEDAVRAEESKLK; translated from the coding sequence ATGTCGGGGCAAATAGAGCGTATCCGTATATTCAATGGGGTGGCGAAACTGGGGAGCTTTGCAAAGGCTGCAAGAGATCTGAAAGTTAGTCGGTCAATTGTGACCCGCTACGTTAGCGAGCTTGAGGCAGAGCTGGGCGTGCAGCTCTTGGTGCGCACCACCCGCAAAGTATCCCTGACGACAGCGGGGCGCCTTTACCTGGAGCGTACAGCGCCCATTCTGGAAGACCTGGACAGGGCGCGGGATCTGGTGAAGACCCAGCATGATAGCTTGAGAGGAACCTTGCGGCTCAGTGCGCCGATATCCTTCGGTCAGCGCTTCTTGCCCGACATTCTCTATCAGTTCCAATGCACCTATCCGGAAGTGGAACTTCAGGTTGATATGACCGATCGCTTCGTTGATTTGCAGAGGGAAAACTACGACATGGCCCTGAGAATTTCAGGTCCTCCCGCAGGTGTCTCCAATATCTGGCGCAAAATTCTTGGTATTTCTCATTGTCTGGTGGCATCACCGGAATATTTGACGAAAAATGGGTGGCCTGATCACCCGTCCATGCTTAAGGAACATAATATCCTAGCGTACAGCTATTATTCAGGCGGTGCGACGGTTTCCCTGAAGAATGAGGGAACAGGAGAACAGGTGAAAGTACCCCTGCATCATGGTTTTGAAACCAACAGTGGTGATCTTTTGGCAGCTCTTGCCAGCCGCGGAGCGGGTATGACTTTTCTGCCGAAGTTCATTATTGCCGATGAATTGGTGAAGGGCAGTCTTGTTCCGTGTCTGGAAGAGTGGAAGGCACCTGAGATCTGGTTGACCGCCTATTTCCCACCCTACGAACAACTGCCGGAGAAAGTCAGTGTGTTTACCGGTTTCGTTGAGGACGCAGTTCGCGCAGAAGAGTCAAAATTGAAGTAG
- a CDS encoding DoxX family protein: MEKSLSAFEPVAAPVGRAFVALLFIGAGWGKITGYSGVAGYMEMMGVPSLLLPLVILLELGGGLMLLVGYQTRLIALLLAGFSLLSGALFHLVPSFGMEGMAAQNEMTHFMKNLALTGGLGFILAYGAGAFSLDKRKSS, translated from the coding sequence ATGGAAAAATCTCTTTCTGCTTTCGAACCTGTTGCTGCCCCTGTGGGCCGCGCCTTTGTGGCACTTTTATTTATTGGAGCGGGCTGGGGGAAAATAACCGGCTATAGCGGAGTTGCCGGCTATATGGAGATGATGGGTGTCCCGTCCCTGCTGCTACCCCTTGTTATTCTTCTGGAGCTGGGAGGTGGCCTTATGCTACTGGTAGGCTATCAGACACGCTTGATCGCTTTACTTCTTGCAGGCTTCTCACTGCTGTCCGGCGCCCTGTTTCACCTAGTTCCAAGTTTTGGAATGGAAGGCATGGCTGCACAAAATGAAATGACCCACTTCATGAAGAACCTCGCCCTAACCGGTGGTCTTGGTTTTATTCTTGCATATGGTGCCGGTGCCTTTTCTCTGGATAAGAGGAAGAGCTCATAA
- a CDS encoding glutathione S-transferase family protein, which produces MGMLVDGVWQDTWYQTKNSNGKFRRESAQFRNWITADGAAGPSGGDGFKAEADRYHLYISLACPWAHRTLIFRKLKGLENLIGLTVVHPHMLENGWEFDLETGGDPLGGHSFVYQVYTSVVPDYTGRVTVPILWDRKRKTVVSNESSEIIRMLNSAFDHLTGNTLDFYPAELRSEIDEVNDFVYPNINNGVYRAGFATTQSAYEEAFDALFSALDKIEERLSTHRYLVGERLTEADWRLFTTLIRFDAVYYGHFKTNLRHIEDYPNISGYLRELYQYPGVAETVSFEHIKSHYYVSQTTINPTQVVPKGPVLDYSRPHKRAG; this is translated from the coding sequence ATGGGAATGCTCGTGGATGGTGTTTGGCAGGACACCTGGTATCAAACAAAGAACAGCAATGGGAAATTTCGAAGAGAATCGGCACAGTTTAGAAACTGGATAACCGCAGATGGTGCGGCTGGGCCCAGTGGCGGCGATGGGTTTAAGGCGGAGGCGGACCGCTACCACCTTTATATATCATTGGCCTGCCCATGGGCGCATCGGACTTTGATATTTAGAAAACTCAAAGGGTTGGAGAATTTGATCGGACTGACTGTCGTGCATCCGCATATGTTAGAGAACGGCTGGGAGTTTGATCTGGAAACCGGTGGTGATCCCTTAGGAGGCCATAGTTTCGTTTATCAAGTTTATACGAGTGTGGTCCCCGACTATACTGGGCGCGTTACCGTTCCGATTTTGTGGGACAGGAAGCGCAAAACAGTAGTTAGCAATGAGAGTTCCGAGATCATCCGTATGCTGAACTCTGCATTTGATCACCTGACGGGAAATACACTGGACTTTTACCCCGCAGAGCTTCGCAGTGAGATTGATGAAGTTAATGACTTTGTCTATCCGAATATTAATAATGGAGTTTATCGGGCTGGGTTCGCCACTACACAAAGCGCATATGAAGAAGCCTTCGACGCATTATTCTCTGCACTTGATAAGATAGAGGAACGGCTTTCAACTCACCGCTATCTGGTTGGAGAGCGATTGACGGAAGCCGACTGGCGTTTGTTTACAACTCTCATTCGATTTGATGCGGTCTACTATGGGCACTTCAAAACCAATCTGCGACACATTGAGGACTACCCCAATATTTCAGGGTATCTTCGGGAACTCTATCAATACCCCGGTGTGGCTGAAACTGTGAGCTTTGAGCATATTAAGTCCCATTATTATGTGAGCCAGACTACGATAAACCCCACCCAAGTGGTGCCTAAGGGCCCCGTTCTGGACTATTCACGCCCTCATAAGCGGGCTGGTTAG
- the mgtE gene encoding magnesium transporter has translation MNSSPEQIRTAEGRLASGFVREVEQAISAKNKERVIELAGSLHEADLGELIEYLHSNDRIALVSLLGDAFDFTALTEVDEPIRNRLIEAMPDQEIADGISELESDDAVQILEDLDQQEQEKILSQLPSVDRVQLRRALEYPEDTAGRLVQTDFVAVPPFWSVGQVIDHLRASEDLPERFYAIYIVDPGFRLLGSIPLDRILTTPRSTKVSQIVEEARHLVRVTDDQEEVARLFERYNLVSVAVADDSDRLVGIISIDDIVDVIQEEVEEDMLAMAGVGDEEISDSVFEIAKLRIGWLVVNVFTALLAASVISLFEDTIELMVALAVLMPIVASVGGNLGTQTMTVSVRAIATQDLGRRNLLRVLRRETLVGGVNGLAVGLLVGIIASAWFQDHNIGLVIGAAVFVNGVCAGLFGLLIPYTLERLRVDPAIASSVFVTTVTDVVGFFSFLGLAAWWFQLPM, from the coding sequence GTGAACAGTTCACCAGAACAGATCAGGACAGCTGAAGGGCGGCTTGCCTCTGGCTTTGTTCGTGAGGTTGAACAGGCAATTTCCGCCAAAAATAAAGAACGCGTCATAGAGCTTGCGGGATCTTTGCATGAAGCAGATCTGGGTGAGTTGATTGAATATCTGCATTCGAATGACCGGATCGCTCTGGTCTCCTTACTGGGGGATGCCTTTGATTTTACAGCTCTAACAGAAGTTGATGAGCCTATCCGTAACCGTTTGATCGAGGCAATGCCTGATCAGGAGATTGCGGATGGGATTAGTGAACTTGAATCTGATGACGCTGTTCAAATTCTGGAAGATCTGGACCAGCAAGAGCAGGAAAAGATCCTCTCTCAATTGCCAAGTGTGGACCGTGTCCAACTTCGCCGTGCCCTTGAATATCCAGAGGATACGGCGGGCCGGTTGGTTCAAACGGACTTTGTGGCCGTACCTCCATTCTGGAGTGTGGGGCAGGTGATTGATCACTTGCGAGCCTCCGAGGACCTGCCGGAACGGTTCTATGCCATTTATATTGTCGATCCGGGCTTTCGCCTGCTAGGATCCATACCTCTCGATCGGATTTTGACCACACCGCGCAGTACCAAAGTCTCGCAAATTGTCGAGGAAGCACGCCATCTGGTACGGGTGACAGACGATCAGGAAGAGGTCGCGCGTCTGTTTGAGCGCTATAATCTTGTCTCAGTCGCAGTTGCAGACGATTCCGACCGTTTGGTAGGGATCATCTCTATTGATGACATCGTTGATGTTATTCAAGAAGAGGTGGAAGAGGATATGCTTGCCATGGCCGGTGTGGGGGACGAGGAAATCTCAGATAGTGTTTTTGAGATTGCGAAACTCCGTATTGGCTGGCTTGTCGTAAATGTATTCACGGCACTGCTCGCTGCGTCTGTCATTTCTCTTTTTGAGGATACAATCGAACTGATGGTGGCTCTCGCCGTCCTTATGCCGATTGTTGCATCTGTTGGAGGGAACCTTGGAACTCAAACCATGACGGTTTCCGTGCGTGCTATCGCAACACAGGACTTGGGCCGACGAAATTTACTGCGTGTCTTACGCCGCGAAACCTTGGTGGGTGGAGTTAATGGTCTCGCCGTGGGCTTGCTTGTGGGGATTATTGCATCCGCATGGTTTCAAGATCATAACATAGGGCTGGTCATAGGCGCCGCCGTGTTTGTGAACGGGGTTTGCGCCGGTCTCTTCGGGCTTCTTATCCCCTATACCCTTGAGCGCTTGCGCGTTGATCCTGCGATTGCCTCCTCCGTTTTTGTAACAACGGTGACGGATGTTGTGGGTTTCTTCTCGTTCCTCGGACTTGCCGCCTGGTGGTTCCAACTTCCAATGTAA
- a CDS encoding DMT family transporter, whose translation MFILPSLAAISASMGWAVGFILAQTPARRIGAFEFTRIQLLVCAAISAFICTFLGYWQSLDWSYYPSFFLSTGIGIILGNLLMIECLRLGGARRADLLMTLKAPIVSILAYYWLGEVLSIIDIIGGVIILSGIAIAILNESKDQSEAVRGPIALVILLGLLAASCQGLSFLLLKPALLSGSEPLAITAVRLTGAALILSLIGLWPAHPIAPQAKLDKPLLFQTAIPGILGYIVSSSFLLYAISNTHTGLATILGSLSPVIVLPIMAFKNRKLPSFSGLAGATLSVLGAGIIIIF comes from the coding sequence GTGTTTATTCTTCCATCCCTAGCTGCAATCAGTGCCTCAATGGGCTGGGCTGTCGGTTTTATCCTTGCGCAAACTCCTGCTCGCCGGATCGGAGCTTTCGAGTTTACACGAATTCAGTTATTGGTATGTGCGGCAATCTCCGCCTTTATCTGTACGTTCTTAGGGTACTGGCAGTCGCTGGACTGGTCTTATTACCCATCATTTTTTTTGAGTACAGGGATCGGAATTATTCTGGGTAACCTGCTCATGATCGAATGTTTGAGATTGGGCGGAGCACGCCGTGCCGACCTCTTAATGACTCTCAAAGCACCCATTGTCTCCATCCTAGCCTATTATTGGCTAGGGGAAGTGCTATCCATCATTGATATTATTGGAGGGGTGATCATACTATCTGGCATTGCAATTGCTATTTTAAACGAAAGCAAAGACCAGTCGGAGGCTGTTCGGGGGCCAATTGCACTTGTTATCCTGCTGGGTCTGCTCGCCGCAAGTTGTCAGGGCTTGAGTTTTCTTCTCTTGAAGCCTGCCCTTCTTTCAGGGAGCGAGCCCCTTGCCATTACTGCAGTGCGTCTTACCGGGGCTGCCCTAATACTGTCACTTATTGGACTATGGCCGGCACACCCCATCGCGCCTCAGGCCAAACTAGACAAACCCTTGTTATTTCAAACAGCAATACCCGGCATTCTTGGTTATATTGTTTCCTCGTCTTTTCTACTTTATGCCATTTCCAACACGCACACAGGATTGGCAACCATCCTCGGTTCCTTATCTCCAGTTATCGTACTGCCAATTATGGCATTCAAAAATCGAAAACTCCCCAGTTTTTCGGGGTTAGCAGGGGCAACCCTTTCGGTTTTAGGAGCTGGCATTATCATTATTTTCTAA
- a CDS encoding putative bifunctional diguanylate cyclase/phosphodiesterase — protein MAVSEPASTNSQDYHADISEEDKRALSRITVPLYVVDPATFQIIWLNNAAKVHLDADWRKKHKTASGLPLPSAFDTPHYRQSVPLWLERLKAGEVVYEQFTIINQSEPLKIHYSMTFQPLKDGRPGILAQFISDTSADQVQPRIAQALLHTASMIALFEEDGALIFENPASRSARPKDAEHLSRRFCNERDFLTLKKSLETQSQVQLVSLMKSKNGRRWYDISARRGYDSVTAKSSILFSAIDVTKRLEAEHEVRYLAHHDTLTGLPNRNFLEMEIERHLDEAKIKGTSGALLFIDLDRFKNINDTLGHQVGDDLLLEVAKRLKEIASGMGFVARLGGDEFLLLLVNFPYKDIIKSVAETILKELAKPFDTRGHSLQVTPSIGMTLYPDHGTTLNALMRKADLAMYKAKEQGRNRYCFFTQEMAEHAKERLNMETALRDAIKNEEFELHYQPRLDARTNLIVGAECLLRWDHPRRGMISAGSFIDIAEEVGIIEQIGDWVAKTAIKQQVDWECMGYPINISLNLSPAQFRRPGLATRLTRIADEYKANKSRINLEITENLLLEEAHNILEELTLLREAGFRLEIDDFGTGYSNLGYLQRYPLTALKIDRSFIGDEEKWPIVQLITQMGRLLDLTLVAEGIETSDQLSHINSLDCHEYQGFLYSPAVKPEELETLLSENHSSTEEELA, from the coding sequence ATGGCCGTAAGCGAGCCTGCTTCTACAAATTCACAGGACTATCATGCAGATATCAGCGAGGAAGATAAAAGGGCTCTCAGCCGGATTACAGTACCTTTGTATGTAGTGGATCCCGCCACCTTTCAAATAATCTGGCTCAATAATGCAGCCAAGGTGCATCTTGATGCTGACTGGCGCAAGAAGCACAAAACTGCAAGTGGCCTTCCCCTTCCTTCCGCATTTGATACTCCGCACTACCGTCAGAGTGTTCCTTTGTGGCTGGAGCGACTAAAAGCGGGGGAAGTGGTCTACGAGCAGTTCACGATTATTAATCAATCAGAGCCCCTTAAAATCCATTACTCCATGACATTTCAGCCCTTGAAGGACGGAAGGCCAGGGATTCTTGCCCAGTTCATCAGCGACACGTCCGCAGATCAGGTGCAGCCGAGGATCGCTCAGGCACTCCTTCATACAGCCTCGATGATTGCCCTGTTTGAGGAAGATGGTGCTCTCATTTTCGAAAACCCGGCAAGCCGGTCTGCACGGCCTAAAGACGCCGAACACCTGTCACGCCGTTTTTGTAACGAGCGGGATTTTCTTACTTTAAAAAAGTCTTTGGAAACACAGTCGCAGGTTCAACTGGTCTCGCTGATGAAGTCCAAAAATGGCCGGCGCTGGTATGACATTAGTGCAAGAAGGGGCTATGATAGCGTCACGGCAAAAAGCAGCATCCTGTTCAGCGCTATTGATGTCACCAAGCGGCTTGAAGCAGAACATGAGGTTCGATATCTGGCCCACCATGACACCTTGACGGGTCTTCCAAATCGTAATTTTCTGGAAATGGAAATCGAACGCCACCTCGATGAGGCTAAAATAAAGGGCACGTCGGGCGCACTCCTATTTATAGACCTGGATCGCTTTAAAAATATCAATGACACTTTAGGACATCAGGTCGGGGATGATCTGCTGTTGGAGGTCGCCAAACGCCTGAAAGAAATTGCTTCGGGGATGGGTTTTGTGGCTCGCCTTGGTGGAGATGAGTTTTTACTCCTTCTCGTTAACTTTCCCTATAAAGACATTATCAAGTCTGTGGCGGAAACCATTTTAAAAGAGCTGGCAAAACCCTTCGATACACGCGGACACTCTTTGCAGGTAACTCCCTCCATTGGTATGACCCTTTACCCCGATCATGGCACAACCTTAAACGCGCTCATGCGGAAGGCTGACCTGGCCATGTATAAAGCCAAGGAACAGGGACGAAATCGCTACTGTTTCTTTACTCAGGAAATGGCTGAGCACGCAAAAGAGCGTCTGAATATGGAAACCGCATTGCGCGACGCCATAAAGAACGAAGAGTTTGAACTGCACTATCAACCCCGCCTTGACGCACGTACCAACTTGATAGTTGGCGCAGAATGCCTGTTGCGCTGGGACCACCCAAGACGGGGAATGATTTCGGCTGGGAGCTTTATTGATATCGCCGAAGAGGTCGGAATCATTGAACAAATCGGAGACTGGGTTGCCAAAACAGCCATTAAGCAGCAAGTCGACTGGGAATGCATGGGATACCCGATTAATATATCGCTCAACCTTTCCCCTGCCCAATTTCGACGCCCGGGCCTTGCCACCCGCCTCACCCGGATTGCTGATGAATACAAAGCCAACAAAAGCCGCATCAACCTGGAAATAACCGAAAATCTTCTTTTGGAGGAAGCCCATAATATCCTAGAGGAGTTGACCCTTTTAAGAGAGGCAGGCTTCCGGCTGGAAATCGACGATTTCGGCACAGGCTATTCCAATCTTGGCTATCTGCAACGATACCCCCTAACCGCCTTGAAAATTGACCGCTCGTTTATAGGGGATGAGGAAAAGTGGCCAATCGTCCAGCTCATTACCCAAATGGGACGCTTGCTTGACCTGACACTAGTAGCAGAAGGCATCGAAACATCAGATCAGCTCAGCCATATCAATTCGCTGGATTGCCATGAATATCAAGGGTTCCTATACAGCCCAGCAGTCAAACCGGAGGAACTGGAAACACTGCTTTCAGAAAACCACAGCTCTACCGAGGAAGAATTGGCCTAG